A single window of Ananas comosus cultivar F153 linkage group 19, ASM154086v1, whole genome shotgun sequence DNA harbors:
- the LOC109725037 gene encoding protein FLX-like 2 — protein MGSKGRMPSQPRRPFPGPGVLHPDPFGPGIRPPPGPFAFDLLPPPEIMEQKLAAQHMEMQTLATENQRLAATHSSLRQELAAAQQELQRLHAHMDAVKAEQEQQMRALMDKMAKMEADLKSSEPVKVELQQAHAEAQRLVVTRQELMSKVQQLNQDLQRTHGDVQQIPALMTELDALRQEYQHCRATYDYERKIRVDHFESLQVMEKNYISMVREVEKLRAELTNATKLDRSGTNAFGGGPYGSNAAMKENESSTHHSVGQNAYEDGYGVPQAHGPSGAAAYGGNPAVTAAPARPGYDASRAGGYDAARSGSFEAPRGMGGYEFEASKASAYDASRGAQGPGNNASSHHGSIAQAPSPYGATQALAAPYGPAQGPLAAAHYGLAQLGGPAVAQYGSAQLGGPAQGQAAASPYGSAQLGGPAQGPAAAALHYGSAQPGGLGQGPAGAPHYGSAQPSGPAQGTVGAKYGSAHAAPSYGSGQTPTRSGAAYEAPRGNAGRR, from the exons ATGGGAAGCAAAGGACGTATGCCTTCTCAACCTCGGCGGCCATTTCCGGGTCCTGGTGTGCTGCATCCAGACCCATTTGGTCCTGGGATCCGCCCGCCGCCTGGGCCCTTTGCATTTGATTTGTTGCCTCCCCCTGAAATTATGGAGCAGAAGCTTGCTGCGCAGCATATGGAGATGCAAACTCTCGCAACCGAAAACCAAAGGCTCGCAGCTACCCATTCATCGCTAAGACAGGAATTAGCTGCTGCTCAGCAGGAATTACAGAGATTGCACGCTCACATGGATGCTGTAAAAGCTGAGCAAGAGCAACAGATGAGGGCTCTAATGGATAAGATGGCGAAGATGGAAGCCGACCTAAAATCTTCCGAACCTGTTAAAGTTGAGTTGCAACAAGCCCATGCAGAAGCCCAAAGGTTAGTTGTCACCAGACAGGAGCTAATGTCGAAAGTGCAACAGCTGAATCAGGATCTGCAGAGGACCCATGGTGATGTTCAGCAAATCCCGGCTTTGATGACCGAATTGGATGCACTTAGACAGGAGTACCAACATTGCAG AGCTACATATGACTATGAGAGGAAAATTCGGGTTGACCATTTTGAATCACTTCAAGTAATGGAAAAGAATTACATTTCAATGGTGAGAGAGGTGGAGAAGCTACGTGCTGAGCTGACAAATGCTACTAAGCTGGATAGAAGTGGCACCAATGCTTTTG GTGGTGGGCCATATGGCTCCAATGCTGCAATGAAGGAGAATGAGTCATCTACCCATCATTCTGTTGGACAAAATGCTTATGAAGATGGCTACGGAGTTCCACAG GCACACGGGCCTTCGGGTGCTGCTGCATATGGTGGAAACCCGGCCGTAACTGCAGCACCAGCCAGGCCTGGATACGATGCCTCCCGTGCTGGCGGCTATGATGCTGCCAGGTCTGGAAGCTTCGAGGCCCCCAGAGGCATGGGCGGCTACGAGTTTGAGGCCTCTAAAGCTTCTGCCTATGATGCTTCGCGAGGAGCTCAGGGGCCCGGAAACAATGCTTCTTCCCATCATGGGTCGATCGCACAAGCACCATCTCCTTACGGAGCAACACAGGCACTGGCGGCCCCCTATGGTCCTGCTCAGGGACCCCTGGCGGCGGCACACTATGGGTTGGCCCAGCTTGGTGGCCCAGCGGTGGCACAATATGGGTCGGCACAGCTTGGTGGGCCTGCCCAGGGCCAGGCAGCTGCATCACCTTATGGATCGGCACAACTCGGTGGGCCGGCTCAGGGCCCAGCGGCAGCGGCATTGCATTATGGGTCCGCACAGCCTGGTGGACTGGGTCAGGGCCCTGCGGGTGCACCACATTATGGATCTGCACAGCCTAGTGGGCCAGCTCAAGGCACGGTTGGCGCCAAGTATGGTTCTGCACATGCTGCTCCGAGCTATGGATCGGGGCAGACCCCGACTCGGTCAGGAGCTGCGTATGAAGCTCCTCGTGGCAATGCTGGACGGAGATAA